The Acetobacter sp. DNA window GGTGAAGCCGAGAACACCCGTCTGGCTCTGATGACGGCCATGGGCGTGTCGAGCCAGTCTCAGGTCGAGACCATGGATGTGTCCGGTCGCACCCTTTCACTGGATGACGGACGTCTGACGGATGAAATGGTCAGAACCGCCGTGTCGCGCCGTCCGGATGTCCTCGCGGCCTATGCGGCGGCGCGGGCAGCCGACAGCCGGGTTTCAGCGGCGAAAAGCGAGTTCCTTCCGAAAGTGTTCCTTTCCGGCAACGTCGCCTACACAACCGGACGGCTCGCCCTGTCCTCCGTGCCGGGTGTCGGCAATGATTCGAATCCCACACTGAACCTGTCCAGCAACCGGTTCAGCAGCCTGATCCTTGGCGGAATCTCGGTGCCGGTCTTCGATGGCGGGATGCGGGCGGCATTTCTCAAGCAGGCCCGGAACCAGTCCGACAGCGCCAACGCCACCCTGCAACAGACCGTCAACGAGGCCGCCCGTCAGATTGTGGTCGCTGAAAACGCGGTCCATACCAGTCTGAGCGCCTATACGGCCTCCACCCGGCTGAAAACCGCCGCGCAGACAAGCTTCAACGCAGCCTTCACAGCCTACCGGAGCGGCGTCGGGTCCATCACGCAGGCGACCATCGCCCAGAATGGTCTGTTGGACGCCACAATCAGTCAGTCAGACGCCTATTTCGCCTCTCTGATCGCCGCGACGAGTCTGGCTTTTTCGACGGGTTCGCTGGGCGGCGCACCGGAGGCCGGAAGCCCGGATTGATCACAGGAGATGACAATCCGTTACAATTGATCCTATAGGCTCATTCCCGAAGGGCTTTCCGTATCCCTAGCCGAAGGAGTAAACAGACCGCATGGTCAACCGTGCTTCTTTTCCGGACAGTCCTGTGTTCCAATCCGATGGATTGGATAACCATCCGTCAGGCCTCTTTTTTACCTCCTTACCCGCATGGTGTCCGGAGTGTGGGGAACCGTCTGACCAGTGCTGAGATTCACCACCCTTGATCGTTATACGATGCGCCAGCTTTTTCTGGCGCTCATCGCCACCACGGGCGGGCTGTCGGCGCTGATCTGGCTGACCCAGTCGCTGCGCTTCGTGTCGCTGGTGGTCGGGCGCGGCTTGTCGCTGCGGGTCTTTCTTGAACTGACCAGCCTGATGGTGCCGTCCTTCGTCGCCGTTGTTCTGCCGATCACGACCTTTGTCGTCACCCTGTTCGTCTATCACCGCCTGTCCGGTGATCGTGAGCTGACCGTGATGCAGGCTGCGGGCCAGTCTCCATTCGCTCTCGCCAGACCGGGGCTGATCTGCGCCACCGTCGCGATGATCGTAACCTTCATTCTCAATCTGTGGATCGTTCCGGCGTCCTATCACGAGTTCAAACAGTACGAGTTCCAGATCCGCAACAAGATGGCCGCCTTCATGTTGCAGGACGGCGTATTCACCAAGGTCTCGGACGCCCTGACGGTCTATGTGCGGGAGCGAGGTCATGACGGCTCGCTGAAGGGCATCATGATCGAGGACGACCGGGTGGCGAACAGCCGCGCGACGATCTTTGCAGAAAGCGGCACGATGCTGGTGGTCAATGACCAGCCGCGTGTGGTGCTTTACGACGGCTCCCGTCAGGAAATCGATCACCGCACCGGGCGGCTGACGATGCTGCTGTTTGACCGCAACACCATTGATCTGACATCCAGCAAGAATCAGGAAAACCGGTCGCGGGACGCCTCCGAGATGTCCCTGTCCGAGCTGCTGCATCCCGATCTGACGCAGATCAACATCCGTGACCGGGGCAAGCTGGCGGTGGAGGGCTGGCGACGCATCACCACGCCGTTCACCGCGTTTTCCTTCGCCATGATCGCTCTCGTCGCCATTCTGCGGGGCGCGTTCTCCCGGCACGGCAACATCACCCGTCCTCTGGGCGCCATTATGAGCGTTGTCGGGCTTCTGGCTCTCAACCTGATGCTGCAAAATCTGGCGGGGCGGAATATGGCGCTGATTCCCCTTATCCTGATCGAATCAGCGGCTCCGGCCTTTATCTGCGCGGTCCTCCTGTTCGGTCCGGAAATCCGTGCCGGTCGCGAAACTGCCGCGATCCGGCAGGCGTAGGAAGGCTGTTCATGTTCTTCACGACCGTCCCGGTGACGCTCTCCACCTATATTGCCCGGCAGTTCATGTTTTCCGTGCTGTCGATGACGGCTTTCCTGACCGGCATCGTCTGCCTGTTCGACTTCATCGACCTGCTGCGCCGTGTCGCCACCAAGACCGACGTACCGACCAGCCTTGTTACGAAAATCGCAGGGCTGCATATTCCGTATTTCTTCATGGAGATCATGCCGTTCGGCGTTCTGCTGGGTGGAATCATCTGCTTCTGGCGTCTGACCCGTTCTTCCGAGCTGATCGTCGCCCGCGCAGCCGGTATTTCCGCGTGGCAGTTTCTGGCGGCTCCCCTCGCCTGTGCGCTGGCCATGGGCGCCCTGACCACCGCCGCCGTCTCCCCGTTGTCCTCGATCATGTATGCCCGGGCAGAGGCGCTGGACGAGCAGTATCTGCGCTCTGGCGGCGGCCCCCTCACCATGGCTGGAGCATCGCTGTGGCTGCGCCAGCTCGACACGCAGCTTGATCCGCGCGGCGTGGCCATCCTGCATTCACGCGACACCCATCTCGACGGCGCGCTTCTGACAATTCACGATATCAGCGTCTTCCGCCTGGATCATGACGGGAATCTGCTGCTCCGTATCGAGGCGCCCGCAGGTCATCTGGCTCAGGGACATTGGGAACTCGATAATGCCAGCGAGTTGCATCCATACGAATTGCCGGAAGCAAGCCGGACCATCACCCTGCCGACCGACCTCACGCTCAATCGCGTGCAGGAAAGCTTCGCGTCTCCCGAAACGCTGTCCGTCTGGGCGCTGCCGAATTTCATAGCCATGCTCGACCGGTCCGGCTTTTCCTCGATTCGTCACCGGCTGCATTTTGAGTCTCTGCTGGCTCTTCCCATCCTCGCGGGAACCATGTCTCTCGTGGCCGCTGGCTTCTCGATGAGGCCAACGAGACGCGGAGGTGTTGCCAAAATGATCGGTTCCGGGGTCGGCGCAGGGTTTCTGCTCTTCACGGTCTCGAAAGTTGCTGAACAATTTGGTAACTCGGGTGCCTTGCCGCCTCTGCTCGCGGCTTGGGCACCGACAGGCGCAGGCCTCTGTCTGGCTGTCTCGCTCTTACTGCATCTGGAGGACGGCTGATTGCCCTTTCCCGCACTTCGTTCCGAGAGACAGCTTTCGCGTCGTTTGCGACGCCTGAGGGCTGCCCTTACGCGGCGGTCGGGAAGTGCCAGTCAGCGCTGTGACACGGTTCATATCGGCCACCGTTTCCTGTGGATGAGCCTCAGCCTCGGGTCCGTTGCGGCCTGCGGACTGGTCGGGCACAAGGCCCATGCCCAGTTCCGGCCCACTCCCATGCATTTCAATCCGGGCAGCAGCAATGCCGCCTCGAAAAATGAGCCCGCCACCTTTCAGGCGGATCATGTCAGCTACGACGATCATGCGGGCGTCGTGACATGGACGGGCAACGTGCAGGTCTGGCAGGCAGACCATATCCTGCGCGCCGACAAGATTACCTATGACCGCAATACGGGCATCATCGCCGCAAGCGGAAGCGTCGCCTCCAGCCAGCCGGACGGTTCCGTGCTGTATTCCCACTATGCGGAGCTGAGCGGTGACATGCGCGACGGCATCATGACGCATGTGAATGCGACCATGGTGGACAACGCCAAGCTGGCGGCCAACGGCATGAGACGCACGGGCGGTAAGGTCAATGACCTCACCAGAGCTGTCTACACGGCTTGCGAGATCTGCGCCAAAGACCCCACCCGCGCGCCGTTCTGGCAATTGCGCGCCTACTCAGCCACTCAGGACACGGAACACCAGCAGATCGATTTCCGCGACACCTACATGGATATCTTAGGGGTGCCGGTCTTCTATATGCCCTTTTTCTCCATGACCGATCCATCGGCCAAACGTCACAGTGGATTCCTGATTCCCGGCATCACGCCTCATGACCGTTATCTCGGGACCTATTTCACCGTCCCCTATTACTGGGTGATTGACGACTCATCAGATATGACGGTGAAGGGCCTGTTCTCGACCAAGACAGGTCCGCAGATTAGCGCCCTGTATCGCAAGGCTTTCAATTTCGGCTCGCTGCGGGTCATGGGCGGCCTCGCTTACGACACCCACAAATCCGGTGCTTATACCAACGGCTTCGGCGAATCTGTTGGTGCTCAGAATGACCACGGTATACAGGGTTACCTCTTTGCACGCGGCATGTTCACCCTCACTCCCACATGGCGCGCCGGTTTCGATGGGCGCATCGCCACGGGAGCCAACTATATGCGTGACTATCGTGTGCCGGGCTATGGCGGCGACACGCTCAACTCCAATGCCTATATCGAAGGCTTCGGCACCGGGGCCTATTCGAAGCTCGACGCCCAGTTCTATCAGGGCCTGAACCGGGGCGTCATCCGCAACAACGAACTCCCGTTCGTGCTGCCGCATTATGAATACAGCCTTGTCAATCAGCCGGATATTCTTGGTGGACGGCTGTCCGTCAACACCAATGATTTTTACGTTTACCGTAATCAGGGCACGCGGGACCAGCGCGGCGAGGTCCAGTTGAACTGGGACCGGCCATTCCGCAGCAGTTGGGGCCAGAAGTTCCTCGTCACGGCGCGGCTGGATGGTATGCTGTATCATGCCTCCCAGCTCTATCAGCAGCCGAACTACTATAATTACATGAAGAGCACGACCGCGGGTCAGGTCGTGCCTACACTGGCGGCCAAGATGAACTGGCCGTTCGTCCGCCAGTTCATGAAGGGACACGGTAGCCAGATTCTGGAACCGATCGTGCAGGCGATCTACGCTCCCAATCAGGGAGGTGGCGTCGACCGTCGTCTGCCCAACGAAGACAGTCTGAACTACGAATTTACCGACTCTACGCTTTTCGCCCTGAACCGCTATCAGGGAACGGACCGGATCGACGGCGGTCTGCGCGCCAATGTCGGCGTCCATGGCAACTGGACATGGAACGGCCACGTGGTGGACGTGCTGGTCGGTGAAAGCTTCCAGCAGCACGTCCAACATGACCGCCTGCCCTATTCCGGCCTTGACCACCACCTTTCGGATGTCGTGGCCCGTGCGCGCATTGACCCGGTCAGCTACTTTGGCGTTACCGGGCGCACACGCATTGATCCCTACACGGGTCGCGTGAATTTCGCAGACGCACTGTTCAACGTGAATCTGCCTCACGTCGGCATTTTCGGTGGATATGTCCGCGAGCCTGTCACCCCGTTCTATTATTACGTCAACGACTTCCGGAACGGTGGCTCTCCGCCCTCGCTCTATTACGCCCCCACAAACGAGCTGAGCGGCGGCGCCTCCGCCAACTGGCGGAACTGGCATGGCTCGTTTTTTGTCCGCCGCGCTCTATCGCGGCACAAATTCTCAACGGTTGGCGGCACTATCGGCTACATGAATGACTGCTTCGGGCTCGATCTGATGTATATGAAGCAGTACACAAAGATTGGCGGTCAGCAGCGCTATTCGACCGTGCTGTTCACACTGACGCTCAAGACAATCGGCGCTTTCGGTATCAAATAAATCATGAACCTTCCGCGGGATCGTTCAGGTCCACTTCAAAAATTCATGCGATTGGATAACAATGCGATTTCCAATCGATCAGGCGAGAGACCAAGCTGTATGCGACTGAGCCTTTCCGTGACAGGTTCCGCCCTGGCCCTTGTAGTCGCGCTGGGTTCTTTCACCAGTCTGCCTGCTCAGGCAGCGAATCTGCGCCATCATCACCAGCAGGCGCCTCAGGATGATTCCTCCGCGCCAGCCTCCGAGCAGGAAGAGGCCGGTTCCACCGAAACATCCGAGGCGCCACGGCTGGAGCCTCTGGGCGGCAAGCAGGACACCATCATCGCCGTGATCAACGGCCAGCCGCTGACCCAGCGCGACGTTGACAACCGTGGACGTCTGTTCGTGCTGTCCACCGGCCTGCCGCTGAGCGAAGACATCATGCAGCGGCTACGGCCGCAGATCGTGCGCCAGCTTATCGACGAGCGCCTGCGCACGCAGGAAATCCTCTCACGCCATATCAATGTCTCGCCGGAACAGATTGCGGACGCCATCACCAATATCGAGAAGCGCAACGGCATGGAGCCCAACATGCTGCGCAACCATCTGGCGAAGGATGGGGTTTCCCTGACAACATTGATCGACCAGATCCGTGTGCAGATCGGCTGGATGCAGGTTCTTCGGCAGGAACTCGGGTCAAGATCCCGCATGACCTCGCTTGAAATCGCCCAGCGGCAGGAAGCGCTGGGCAAGCAGCAGGGCCGACCGGAATATCTCATCAGCGAGATTTTCGTTCCGGTCGCCGATCCGCGTCACAGCGAAAACGAGCTGAAATTTACCGAGACCATCATCCAGCAGCTTCGTCGCGGCGCGCCCTTCCCGATTGTCGCGGCGCAGTTCTCGCAGGCGCAGAGCGCGCTTGACGGCGGATCAATGGGCTGGGTTCAGGAAGACAGTCTTGACCCCGAAGTCGTGGCGATGGTGCGACAGATGCCCGAAGAGGCGATTTCAAATCCCATCAAGGTTGCAGGCGGCTATGTGATTGCCACTGTTCTGGGAAAGCGGATCATCGGCCAGCAGCCCGGAACACTGCTCGATACGCGACAGGCTTTCCTGCCGTTCGGCACGCCCCTGAACCCGCAGGCTCCCACCGAACAGCAGCGTCAGACGCTCGAAAAGGCCGTAAAGCTCAGCCAGACAGCGCATTCCTGCGAGGATCTCGCCGCCGCCAACAAGCAGTTTGGCGAGGTCCGTCCTTCCAACCCCGGCGAGTTGCAGCTTGAGCGGCTTAACCCCCAGATGCAGCAGATTCTCGCCGGATTGCCAGTCGGCAAAGCCACAAGGCCTCTGGTCTCTCAGGAGGGTATCGACATCCTGATGGTCTGCGGCAAGAAGACCAAGAACTTCGCGGACCGTTCCCCCAGCGAAATCGCGGATCAATTGCTCAATGAACGTGTCGAGCAGACTGCCCGCCAGCTTGACCGTGACCTGCATCGCCGCGCCGTCATCGACATGCGGACGACGATGGCTCCCTGATCAGTGACAAGCCCTTCTTTCCGGGAGCCGCTGGCTTCCGTCATCAACCGTCATAACCTTGCGGCTCGCCATTCACTGGGTCAGCACTTCCTGCTCGATCCCGGCATCACCGGGCGGATTGTGGAACTGTCAGGCCCTCTCGATGGCCGGCATGTTGTGGAAGTCGGACCCGGACCCGGTGGCCTTACAAGAGCCCTGCTCGACAGCCCTGCCGCCTCCATCGCGGCGGTTGAGGTCGATGCGCGCGCAATCGGTATTCTGGAAGAACTAGTTGCAGAGGCTCCACACCGACTGAAAATCGTTGAAGCCGACGCGACGACGCTCGACCTTTCGACACTCTGCCCGGCTCCCCGTCGGATTGTGGCCAATCTTCCCTACAATGTCGCAACGCCCCTTCTGATCGGCTGGCTTCGACAGGCGGCGCAATGGGAGCGGCTGACGCTGATGTTCCAGCTTGAGGTCGCCGAACGGATTTGCGCGGAACCGGGAAGCGAGCATTACGGCCGACTGGGAGTGATTTCCCAGTGGTCCGCAACCTGTTCACAGGTCATGCGTCTGCCACCGGGCGCTTTTTCACCTCCCCCTAAAGTCTGGTCTTCCGTCGTGGAAATCACGCCTCACGCGGAGCAGCCCGCTCCCGAGCTGTTTCGCGCCATGGAAAGCGTGACGGCGGCGGCTTTTGGTCAGCGTCGCAAGATGCTGCGTGGCTCGCTCAAAGGGATCGGCGGGGAGCGTCTCCTTCAGGCCGCCGGAATTGATGGTTCCCGTCGGGCGGAAACACTGGATATCGCGGAATTCGATCGTCTGGCGCGATGCTTTCTGGAGACCACACCGTCCGGAAAACGCTGATCGCAACAACGTCGGTTGCATTTTTCCGGATAGCGGAGCGATGCTCATCTCCAGCGTCATGGCGGGAGAATGTCCGTGTCTTTCTGGTTCAATAAAAAACCGAAAATCGTCATCGCCCATTCGTCGTTCGATATCAAGTCACTGGTGGATGCGTGGGATGAGCCAGCCGACTGTATCTGGGCAAAAAACAAGGCGGATCTCGTCCCCGCATTGAGTGATGCAGATATTCTGGTCACGATGACGCTCTGGGAACCTCGCTATCTGGCGCTTGCTCCTCAGTTGAAACTGCTCCAGACCATGACATCGGGCGTAGAACAGTACGACACGGAGGCGTTTAGACAACGTGGCGTGCATCTTGCGAGTGCCCGAGGCGTCAACGCCAATGCAGTCGCTGAACACGCTGTTGCCCTGATGTTCAGCCATGCCCGGAGATTGTGGGAAGCCAGAGACGACCAGAGACAGTCTTTCTGGCGCAAACTCACCCGCAATCCCGTTGAACGACGCCATGAGGTCTCCGGAACCCATGTCGTGATTGTCGGATTTGGCGCCATAGGTGAGAGGTTGGCAACAGTATGCCTTGCCCTTGGCCAGACCGTCACTGTCGTCCGGAAGAATGTGACCGCCGGGAGCGATCTCCCCATCACGGCTATCGCGGATGACCAGTTCCCGGAGGCGGCAGGCAGTGCGGATTACCTGATCCTCGCCTGCCCGGCGACACCTGAAACCCGCGGTTTGGTTGACGCCAGTGTACTGAGCAGGATGAAACCCACAGCCTGCCTGATCAACGTCGCACGAGGTTCAGTGATTGTGGAAACTGACCTGATCGCAGCCCTGCAGCGGGGACAGATTGGCATGGCGGCTCTGGACACTTTCGAACAGGAGCCACTCCCAGAAACATCCCCGCTCTGGTCGATGCCGAACGTGCTGATCACGCCTCATGCCGCCGGTGACACTGTCGCTTACGAAAGCCGTGTTGCGGATATTCTGCATGAAAACGTCAGACGTCTGGAAGGAGGCAAAACGCTTCTCAACCAGATTGTCTGAGTTCTTGAAGAACATAGTGCTTTGGAACTACTGAGATTTGCCTTTCCTTCTGTTCAGGCAGGACAGAAGGAAAACAATTTCAAATTACGTCAGCGCCGTTCGTTCTGCTCGGCCCTGACTTCCGCCAGCCGTTCAGAGCGAAACCCTGTCGCCACAACGTACAGCTCACTGGAATCCTTGCGGCTTGCCGGTGGCTTGACGTGACGGACGGACGCGAAGAGTTTTTTCATCGGCTCAAGCATCTGCTTCTCTGAACCGCCCTGAAAGACCTTTGCGATAAAACCGCCGCCTTCCGCCAGAACATCGAACGCAAAATCCAGCGCCCCTTCCGCCAGACCGATGATTCTCATGTGATCTGTCGGGGCATGACCTGTCGTATTGGGAGCCATATCGGAAAGAACGAGGTCAGCCTTTCCGCCAAGCATCCCGATCAGACGATCGGGAAGCGCCGGATCGGTAAAATCCCCCTCAATGATTTCCGCACCGGCAACAGGATCGACCGGCAGCAGATCGACACCGATCACATGCGAAGCACCACGCTTGACCGCAACCTGCGTCCAGCCGCCCGGTGCCGCACCGAGATCAACCACACGCTGGCCGGGTTTGATAAGATGGAAGCGGTCGTCAATTTCAATGAGCTTGAATGCAGCGCGGGAACGCCATCCCTGCTTATGCGCAGCCGCCACATAGGGATCGTTGAGCTGACGCGCCAACCAGCGTTGCTGCGCTGTCGTTTTTCCACGGGTTTTTTTCAGAGTCACCGTTTTTGAACGAACCGAACGCGCGGCAAGACTGTCGGACTCGCTGTCCTTGCCTCCCGGAGTGGCTGTCACTCTGACGGCGCGGCGACCCGGCACACGGGATGCCTGCGCCGAGGCGCGTTTGGTAGGGCCTGATGGTGGAGTTTTCGATGTCACGTCTGACTGTACTTTACTTGTTGGACTTTAACTGGATCGAGCCGACTGAAACGTCAGTCAGGTGCAACCGGACGCTCACCGGCGCGCCTCACATGCGGCCAGGGCTGGCCAGAATGCAGACCGCCGCTTTCCTCGCGCATCATACGCAGAAGCAGTCCGTCACGCAGCCCCCGGTCCGCTACTACGACGCTGGCGGGCCAGAGTGAGAGAAAGGCCTCAAAGATAGCACAGCCGGGCATGACATAGGTTGCCCGTTCGGAACCGATGCACGGATGAACCCTCATCCCCTCCATCCCCATCCGGTGGAGGCGACCGATAGCGCGTCTGGCATTATCCGGCTGAAGCCGATAACCATCAACGGCCTGTCGGATGTAACGCGGCAGATCCAGATCCAGACTGGCGAGTGTTGTGACAGTGCCGCTTGTTCCCACAACGCGCACCCTGTCTTCCGCGATGTAACGACGAATCTGATGCGTCTGTTCGAACGCAGCCAGACTCTCACTCACCACATCGAGCATCGCCCGGTAGGTGCCGGGACGACGATGGGGGAACTGCTCAGCGAGCGTGATGACACCAATAGGCAGGCTGACATAGCCGACGAGCGTATATTTCCGCGAGGCCTGATCCAACTGCATCCACGCGATTTCCGTCGACCCACCCCCTACATCGAGCAGAAGCCCCCAGTCCTGTTCAGGCTGGGCGTCTTTCGCGAGATCGGAAGAGCGTTTCCACACAGGATCAAAAAGCAGAGCCGAACAGCTCTCTACGGCCAGCTCCGCTTCTTCCTTGCCGGAGATGATCTCAAATTCGAAACCGGTTTCCTTTCGGATGCGCTCGACAAAGGCCTGCCCGTTACGGGCGCGACGACAGGCTTCTGTCGCCACGGCCCGCAGGCGGATGGGACGATGACGTCCGAGTCTGTCCACACATGTATGCAACGCCTCAAGGGTGCGATTCATTGCATCGGCATTCAGCTCGCCTGTCAGTTGCAAGCCCTCGCCAAGACGAACGATACGGCTGTAACTGTCAAGCACGCGAAAGCCTCCTTCCGTACGGGAGGCGACCATGAGACGGCAGTTGTTGGTTCCCAGATCCAGCGCGGCGCAGAACCCGGCCTGCTCCCATCTTCCCTGACGGCTTTCCGACGCAACACCGGCTAATGGCGCTGTTCCACCAAGCTGGCTGGGCAATCCGTCAGCGGAGAGACCGGCAGCAGGAACACCTACGGCTCTGTCAATTTTGGGCAGGGCTGGAAAAATTGGCGCTGGAGAATGAGTATCGAGCGCCTTCTGGCCTTGGAGCCAGGCGCCTGTGAGGTCCATCGTCTGGTTCCTTTTGTGACAAAGGTTGAGGCAAATTTAAGACACTATTTCAGGAAACAAACCGCTCGGGCAAGCAAAAATTTTTCGGACCATATAAAATGGACAAAAGGGGTTGTGCCGCCAAAAATGCGATGCTATTAGCCCGCTCACACCGACGGAACACGGCCCTAAGACTGAGTTCTGGTCCCTGCTGGGGGATAGTTTAGCGGTAGAACTACCGGCTCTGACCCGGTCAGCCCTGGTTCGAATCCAGGTCCCCCAGCCATTTCTCTCCAGAACCAATTAAAATTGTTACCTTAAATCTTTCTCTCATTGAGAGTCGATTAGAAAACTTCTCCAATCAAGTTGAAGTTTGATGCTCACAGGGATTCAGGGAGCGTGGCATTTTCGTCGTGCCGTTCCTCTCATGGTCCGCACATCACCTAAAAACAGAAAATCTGGTTTTCGATGAGACCACCAGTCGGGTTATGACCACCGCTCGGGCTGGCATGGTCTATGAAGTGGCGGAGCAGATTTTTCAGGATTATCGGAAGTGAGGAACACATCCGCACTCTGTGAAAATGCTCTCACGACATCGGATAGGATTATCTCTGGTATGGACAACCTGTTTCAGGAAACAGTTCCGGAAATTTCAGCCAGCACATATGTACAATAGGCAACGAAATCAGAAAATAGTAGTCCGACCGCCACAGGTTACACCTACGACGGTCGGACCGAAATCAATATGCCCTAAATGATTTTTATAAAATATCTATATATAATAACAACAAACTATCTGTCTGTTAATGTCTTCAGAAACGCAATAATCGCTGCCCGCTCATCCTCAGTCATAGCTGGCTTTTCACCGACCTTACGGTCGAACGGCGCGTCCAGCACATCGATATTCTGACGATATTTCTGCGGAATATCATTATATTTCTCGACTTTTTTATTTTTCCCGACTGGATAAAACTTGGAAGGTTTCAGATCACGCAAGGCATAGAAATCCAGAACACCCTCAAGGGAACGAAAGACACCATTATGAAAAAACACATGACGTGTCGCTGAATTTCTTAAGGTTGGCGTCGCGAACATACCGCAATACAGACTGAGAGTTGTCCGGCCATCCGGCTGGCGATCGCATACACCGAGATCAAAATAGGCAGGATCATGATTCATCGTGATCTGCATGTTTCTCGGAGCACCAAGCGCTTCGTACTGGTGGTCAGTGAAGACAGGCGGCAGACGGTTCCCTGACACCGTATCGACGTGGCAGGCCGCGCAATTTCCCTTTTGAGGATCATTGAATGCGAGATAACCAGCCCGTTCAATGGGCGTAAAGTTCTCCTTGCCTTCAAGCCAGCCATCAAACTTGCTGTTATAGCGATGAAACGCGGGGTCCTCGATCTGGTAACGGGCCAGAGCAAACATGGCTTCAGACAGAAGAAACGCAGGAGACGCTTGGCCTGCAATACCAGCCAACTGCTTGAGATCAGCCGTATACGGCGCGTTGCTGATCCGTTCGATCACCTTGTCTGGTGACGACGCCATCTCGGCCGGATCATAAAGAGGGCCCAACGCCTGCTGTTGCAGCGTATCGGCACGCCCATCCCAGAAAAGACCACCCTGTGGCACAAGATTTCCGGCGGACGCCGCATTATTGGTGGCGCTTTTGCCGCCACGGTCAGCCCCTCCCACATTCGCGACTATAGCTGGCGCGGCTTCGCTTGTAGGATCATCAAGACCGATACTGAAATTCGGACGGCGTTCCGCGTAAGTCAACGTTGGAATCGCTCGTCTGCCCTGTTTGTTCAGTTGTATCCCGCCTGAAAAAACAGGGGAATCTCCCGATGGAGCATAATGATTGGTCGGTTCATGGCACGAAGCGCATGACAGTTTTCCTGAACCGGACAGAAGCGGATCATTAAATATCTGCCTGCCGATCAAGGCCATTTGAGAAAGTGGCTGTTCTTTTGGCTTCAGCATCTCCACAGGACATGGATTGCTGCCATCAGACGCAGGCAGGCAGGAACCTGTTCCGGCCTGAGCCGAAACAGGTGTTGCCCACAGAAGCGCAAACAAACTGATGCAGCCCAGAACGGGCTGCATCGAACGATAAAGATCAGACATACTGGGACAGGAACGACCAGATTGCAGCCAGCAGACCAGCGAGACCGCTGCCTGAAGAGCTTTGATCAGAAGACGAATGATGGCCATTTCCGCCAAACGGAGAATCATCACCGTGTGGGGAAGAACCATGATGATCATCACCCGTGATCTGTCCCGAACGGATATCGCCGGTATCAGGATCAAGGATCAGCTTGCCGGTATCCGAACGACCATTGAAGTCAAACAGATCGTCGATTTTACCAGCCGTCGCATCAAACGATCCCTGACCGAGGCGCTTGCCGCCCAGCCAGTTGTCTTCAATGAAGCGAACGATGGAAGCCTGTGTCACCAGAGTATGGCTGACATGGTTGGTTTTGGCCCAGGGAGAGATCGCGATCAGGGGAATGCGTGTGCCCGGTCCGCAACGGCCATTGACAGCTTTGCCTTCAACACCCTTCGGAGCAG harbors:
- the lptF gene encoding LPS export ABC transporter permease LptF, which gives rise to MLRFTTLDRYTMRQLFLALIATTGGLSALIWLTQSLRFVSLVVGRGLSLRVFLELTSLMVPSFVAVVLPITTFVVTLFVYHRLSGDRELTVMQAAGQSPFALARPGLICATVAMIVTFILNLWIVPASYHEFKQYEFQIRNKMAAFMLQDGVFTKVSDALTVYVRERGHDGSLKGIMIEDDRVANSRATIFAESGTMLVVNDQPRVVLYDGSRQEIDHRTGRLTMLLFDRNTIDLTSSKNQENRSRDASEMSLSELLHPDLTQINIRDRGKLAVEGWRRITTPFTAFSFAMIALVAILRGAFSRHGNITRPLGAIMSVVGLLALNLMLQNLAGRNMALIPLILIESAAPAFICAVLLFGPEIRAGRETAAIRQA
- the lptG gene encoding LPS export ABC transporter permease LptG, whose amino-acid sequence is MFFTTVPVTLSTYIARQFMFSVLSMTAFLTGIVCLFDFIDLLRRVATKTDVPTSLVTKIAGLHIPYFFMEIMPFGVLLGGIICFWRLTRSSELIVARAAGISAWQFLAAPLACALAMGALTTAAVSPLSSIMYARAEALDEQYLRSGGGPLTMAGASLWLRQLDTQLDPRGVAILHSRDTHLDGALLTIHDISVFRLDHDGNLLLRIEAPAGHLAQGHWELDNASELHPYELPEASRTITLPTDLTLNRVQESFASPETLSVWALPNFIAMLDRSGFSSIRHRLHFESLLALPILAGTMSLVAAGFSMRPTRRGGVAKMIGSGVGAGFLLFTVSKVAEQFGNSGALPPLLAAWAPTGAGLCLAVSLLLHLEDG
- a CDS encoding LPS-assembly protein LptD — translated: MSLSLGSVAACGLVGHKAHAQFRPTPMHFNPGSSNAASKNEPATFQADHVSYDDHAGVVTWTGNVQVWQADHILRADKITYDRNTGIIAASGSVASSQPDGSVLYSHYAELSGDMRDGIMTHVNATMVDNAKLAANGMRRTGGKVNDLTRAVYTACEICAKDPTRAPFWQLRAYSATQDTEHQQIDFRDTYMDILGVPVFYMPFFSMTDPSAKRHSGFLIPGITPHDRYLGTYFTVPYYWVIDDSSDMTVKGLFSTKTGPQISALYRKAFNFGSLRVMGGLAYDTHKSGAYTNGFGESVGAQNDHGIQGYLFARGMFTLTPTWRAGFDGRIATGANYMRDYRVPGYGGDTLNSNAYIEGFGTGAYSKLDAQFYQGLNRGVIRNNELPFVLPHYEYSLVNQPDILGGRLSVNTNDFYVYRNQGTRDQRGEVQLNWDRPFRSSWGQKFLVTARLDGMLYHASQLYQQPNYYNYMKSTTAGQVVPTLAAKMNWPFVRQFMKGHGSQILEPIVQAIYAPNQGGGVDRRLPNEDSLNYEFTDSTLFALNRYQGTDRIDGGLRANVGVHGNWTWNGHVVDVLVGESFQQHVQHDRLPYSGLDHHLSDVVARARIDPVSYFGVTGRTRIDPYTGRVNFADALFNVNLPHVGIFGGYVREPVTPFYYYVNDFRNGGSPPSLYYAPTNELSGGASANWRNWHGSFFVRRALSRHKFSTVGGTIGYMNDCFGLDLMYMKQYTKIGGQQRYSTVLFTLTLKTIGAFGIK
- a CDS encoding peptidylprolyl isomerase — protein: MRLSLSVTGSALALVVALGSFTSLPAQAANLRHHHQQAPQDDSSAPASEQEEAGSTETSEAPRLEPLGGKQDTIIAVINGQPLTQRDVDNRGRLFVLSTGLPLSEDIMQRLRPQIVRQLIDERLRTQEILSRHINVSPEQIADAITNIEKRNGMEPNMLRNHLAKDGVSLTTLIDQIRVQIGWMQVLRQELGSRSRMTSLEIAQRQEALGKQQGRPEYLISEIFVPVADPRHSENELKFTETIIQQLRRGAPFPIVAAQFSQAQSALDGGSMGWVQEDSLDPEVVAMVRQMPEEAISNPIKVAGGYVIATVLGKRIIGQQPGTLLDTRQAFLPFGTPLNPQAPTEQQRQTLEKAVKLSQTAHSCEDLAAANKQFGEVRPSNPGELQLERLNPQMQQILAGLPVGKATRPLVSQEGIDILMVCGKKTKNFADRSPSEIADQLLNERVEQTARQLDRDLHRRAVIDMRTTMAP